The DNA sequence CGTGGTCGATAAACTTCCGCACATTACGTTTCTTGAACTCATAATCATGGGTATCGATCAGGGGGCGCATCCTGATTTCCTTGAGTGTCACGGTTGTCTGCTGCTTCCTGTCCTTACGCAGCTTTTTGCTTTGCTCGAACTTGAACTTCCGGTAGTCCATGATCTTGCAGACCGGAGGATCGGTTTGAGGACTGATTTCCACGAGATCCAGGTCGCGCTCCTCCGCCATTTTCAGTGCTGAATCAATGTCCATGATGCCGATTTGCCCCTCATCGGCGACAACACGTATCTCTTTCGCTTGGATCAGCCGGATTTGGTTGTTTACGCGGGTCTTATCCACGACACGTCCGGGCGATACTCTTCTTTGATTAGTGATAGGGTGGTCCTCCTTTTGGTGGTGTCCTTTGCTGGTCTCCGCCTCGCACGACTCGGGCCAAAGGCCGCTCCATTACCTATAGTGTACCATGTTCGGGCGGATAAAACTTTTTAGAACCGATATGCGGGTGTAATCCGCGCTGATTATTATGTTGCTAATTATCCGTGGACGTGCTAGGCTATCTATAGAGTTTCAGAAGTTTTTAGCCCATTCACGGCCGCAAAGACTTTTAGCTTTGTGGCCTTTTTATTTGTGCCCTTCTGAAAGTTCAACTAACAAGTAAGGAGGTACACAATGGCTAACGGAACAGTAAAGTGGTTCAACGATTCCAAAGGCTTCGGCTTCAT is a window from the Nitrospirota bacterium genome containing:
- the infC gene encoding translation initiation factor IF-3 — its product is MDKTRVNNQIRLIQAKEIRVVADEGQIGIMDIDSALKMAEERDLDLVEISPQTDPPVCKIMDYRKFKFEQSKKLRKDRKQQTTVTLKEIRMRPLIDTHDYEFKKRNVRKFIDHGDKVKVTVRFRGREFSRPELGANVLNRLASELRDIAKVESPPKMDGRQMVMVLVSL